The following are encoded together in the Citrus sinensis cultivar Valencia sweet orange chromosome 1, DVS_A1.0, whole genome shotgun sequence genome:
- the LOC102617478 gene encoding glutamyl-tRNA(Gln) amidotransferase subunit C, chloroplastic/mitochondrial, with the protein MGSRGLLLLKGAAPKHHIFNNTKGSIFSSKMPTRYYYYDYDYNNRTRNCSTTTTRSSLEPPDVPRLAQTARISLTPHEVEEFAPKIRQVIDWFGQLQDVDLDSVDPALRADSETGYLREDIPKTFKNRESMIAAVPSYDEPYIKVPKVLNKE; encoded by the exons ATGGGGAGCAGGGGTTTGCTTCTGCTGAAAGGAGCAGCGCCAAAGCATCACATTTTTAACAACACAAAAGGGAGTATTTTTTCCTCAAAGATGCCCActcgttattattattatgattacgATTATAATAACAGAACCAGAAACtgctcaacaacaaccacaagGTCCTCTCTTGAACCTCCAGACGTGCCTCGTTTGGCGCAAACTGCTCGGATCTCTCTCACCCCTCATGAG GTTGAAGAATTTGCTCCCAAAATTCGACAAGTTATAGACTG GTTTGGACAACTCCAAGATGTTGATCTCGACAGTGTCGATCCCGCCCTTCGAGCAG ATTCTGAGACTGGCTATTTGAGGGAAGACATTCCCAAAACATTCAAGAACAG GGAATCCATGATAGCTGCTGTTCCAAGCTATGACGAGCCTTATATCAAAGTGCCTAAAGTCTTAAACAAAGAGTAA